In Coffea eugenioides isolate CCC68of unplaced genomic scaffold, Ceug_1.0 ScVebR1_3095;HRSCAF=4242, whole genome shotgun sequence, the genomic window AATGAAACATTAAACGTGCATGTTTCCACCACACCTCATGGTTTTTTCCCCTTAAATGACACTTGGGTGTcgcttaataattttttttttggttctattTTTTTCGTATTTGTGTCAAAATATAGACAACTTTCATCAGCAACTTTACTGACAAATAACCTTGAACATCTTTTGCATTTAAAAGAAATTTCACACTGGATTGGGATATATTTAAGCTTTGATGTGGTTGCATATTGCGCTGAAGCATAGGCATCACTTTGTTCAGAATCTTTTCTTGCGAGTCACTTTTGTGTTAATGTGCATTACTCTCACTGGTGGGTGACATTTTAATTAGGTATAGGCTTATTCATTGAATTGTgatgattttcaaattttgtagagCTTGTCAAAGGTTCACTTTGTCATTTTTCCCTTGTGCCTATGCTGCACTGTCTTTTAGTGGATTCTTGAAGACCGAGTAGCCTGTAGTTTGGGTATGTTGTGGTGGCATGTGGAAGCTTTGGTCTCATTTttcctgttttcttttttttttttcccttttctccccTCAGGGATGTTGGAGGGGTTGGACAGGCCTGAAGTTGGACATCAGTGTCTGGAAATTATGCTCTGAATGGAAGGAGCCAAGCTTCCGTTGGTGTTTTGAGATTGTTCATGATATTTAAATCTCTGTCAGTCTGCTACATTTGGTTATGCTAGGTCACTTGGGTCAAGACAGACTCTACCGTGCTTTTGAGTTATGCTAGATGACTTTGGTCAAAGTCATCACACTGTACTGTGCTTTTAATGGTCCGAGTGCTACCTCGGTTAAGAGGTGCATTTTTATGCGAAGACATATAGATGTGTTTATGTGTACATATGTGTTTTCACCATACATTCTGGGCCAGTTTGTCAAATGGTTTTTTACCCAAATTTGTCTgctaccaatttttttttaattgattttaactataataactttaaaaaaattttcaaagttttttaacctacacacttcaaaatattcaaaacacaaaaaaaaaaaaaaaattcccttcctCCTCTCTTCTTCCACCTCAACCAACCACCACCTCCGTTACCGGCCAAGTCCTATACAACCTTAATTAAAGTTTTTAATTGTACTACTAGTTTAGTTACTCTAGAAGCACGTTTAATTTTACTACTAATATAGCAACCCTAGAAACACGTTACTAGAAAACTTGATGATGTCAACAGAAAATAATGATGAGTGACAGTTTTTTTACTCAAAGCAGAAACGAATCATGAACATCATGGATCACTGCATTAAAGCCTATTTGTTTGCTGAGGCAGAATAAAGTTGGACGGAACTTAATAAGCGTTTATAGAAGGGATGTGAAACAGATCAGAGAAAATACTGACATTAggaataaatttgaaaaaaataaacctTGATTATTCTTGAATTATTATTACTTCATCAATAACCACCTTACTATTGGGACGTCAGAATTCAGAGACAGTGCGGAGCAACGTATGAGATCAAAAATTGAGAGCTTTCATCAAACAGAAAATAGCTCAGGCAAGCATGCCGTGGCAGCTTCTTACATGCCTCGGTGAAAGATAAACTTGCTAACTAGCCGCCTATCTATACTTCTTGGCTTTTgccaactttttctttttcttcttcacaGCTTTTGGAACTTTGTGTTTGCGAGCCTCCCTCTTCTCCTCTTTGACTTTCTTCTTGTTCTCCTTCCTAGCAGCTTTTCTATCAGCAGCAGTCGGCTGCTTGCCTCCACATGATGAATCTAATTCCTCTGTGTCAGTTGAATCACTTTCATCTTCATCCGTTCCACTTCTGGACCCACTGCTGGCTGATTCCGAGTTTTCATCTTGTAGTGAAACATCTTCCATAGGTTGCCCAACCTGCTCATGTGACTGTCTTTCTGCCAAGGAAGAGTCAGAAATAGAAAGGGCCTGCTTAAGACCCGTAATAGTTTGATAGTACATGTCTCCAGTGTCAGCACCACTAATCAGCCGCTGCACATCCTCCTCTGCATTTTTGACATGATCTAGTGTTTTTGGAATGTATGACTGGAATCACAGAAAAAAGATCCCAAAATTACAAAGACTTGTAGTTTTGCTGAGTTCTCAGTCTGATACTAAGGTGACAACTCTACATTCAAATGCATGCTAAAGAGCTTCTAATTAtaagaaaaaacaaaatttcaGAAGGTTTTTAATGATTAACTAAACTTAATTGGGTTAATGAGTTGATGCATATTTGCAAAGCTCCTAATTCATTTATGAAGTCTGCCAAACACCAAAATAGATTCAGTACAGGGTTGGTCTCATGTATGATATATGCTCAACATGGATTTGTTTTTTGAAGTGTTCCTGGAAGTTATGTAAAATTCATTTCAACAAGAACTTCCTCAATATCAGGTATTGAAAAAACATCGTGAGAACTACGGACCTGCATAAATACAGATTCAGCAATTTCTTCTTCTGCAGAAATTACATGGCCTCTAGCCAAAATTTTTTGTTGCACCTACGAGATAGAATTACAGTTTAGGTTCAAATAGTCACAAGATGCAACAATAAATCATATATGCACTCATGTCCTACCTCTTCCAAGTAACTATCCACTGAATCATCATTAATAGAAGGATCAACtataaaatcaaataattcTCGTATTGTCATAACGCCTACATCATGTTTCCTGAAGAAATCCTGCACCAAATCATTCCAACTATTTATCAATACAATTCAGGTGCTCATTCCCATTAATAATTCAGCTGAACCACAACCAAAGAAAGATAAGACTCACAGAAACATGAACACAATCCTCTCGAAGAAAATCAAGGGCATGAGGATGATCAAGATCAACTGATTGTGAGACATCAATGATATGCAAGTGCCCCTGCAAATCAAGAGGTTTTTGTTTGGTGTATAAAAGAACGAAtttgaaataaaagaaagggacGTGGCCTACCTCAAAATAAAGAATATTATATTCACTGAGGTCGCCATGCACCAGCTTGCATTTCTGGTACAGTGTGCGCATTACCATAATGATCTGCAAGACAAAGCAAAATACTGTAATAGCAAATCTTTTAGGTAATCCATCTTTTTGAAAAGCAACTGCAACACAAGAGACAAAGAAAGTTGAATCTTATCCTTAATGATATTTTTAGGACAAGTAGCTATTTGAACCACATCCATAATGAGAGctagagaaaataaaaaaatgaaccaATCTGGCATTTCAATGACTTGGCAAACAAGGACAAACAAGAGAAGTTTTAATTTGGCGCTACATGTCTATTCTAAGGCCCAACAATCACATTGGAAGATTGCATTGCATTATACGAGAACTGAAAGAAGACAGCAAAGCTACTTCAGAGTAAAGTggaccaaaaatccaaaagaaaaaagggagaaaaaaatcAGCCAGTGATCGCAACTTTCATTTCTTTCCTGTTAAACTTCCAGAAGAAGCTTCTTCCATGCAATTAAACCTTGAGGAAATGACTGGTTTTATATATGCTCAAGTTTCTTGTGCAGTGATGTGGATTCTCTCAGTTTTTTTTACTCACCACCAACCCAATCCCCTCCCTCCTCAAAAAAGAATAACACcataaaaaggggaaaaaattacAGCAATGTGGATTTTGATGACACTCACTACATCATGTATTTGCTATGATGTCTACGACCAAACTGAGGAACTCGTAACTTCAATTTACCAATGTGCAAGTGTTGAATCTAAGCTGAGATTCTAAATAGATAATAATGATAAATAAATGGTAAGAAACTAAGTTATCAGTGCATGGATTGGTTATACCTATAAGTTATATTCGAGAAATTGACAGCAATTTATTTAGTATGAAAGAACTTTAGCACATGAATCAGTTACATGCTTATATTGAGCAAGAATGCATCCGAGATACATGAATAAGCTGTGGACACGAAAGAATCCAATCATTTATTTAATGTAATAATATAAACGAATGTTGGGCCAACAGCCTATTTTGTTTGCACAGTACTTGGGCCATCTGAAACTAGCATGTCCACAGCACTTGTTATATTGCCATCATACTTTCTCATAGGCACCATCATCAGATATCCAAGATAGAAATAGAAACACATAATTACCTCCATGTAACATTCTCGAAACTTGTCCAGAGACAAAGCAGCGTCCTTGAGCCGAGGTGCAGCCCAACCTCCCTCACCTGCAAAACAGAATGTGATCATCAACTGAACCAATTTGAGAGAATATGCTTCCAGTGTCAAAAAGACTTATTCACCCACATACGGCAAAGGCTGCAGCCAAGTCAGCAGCAATGCAATAATACTCTTGAAAACACGGACATCAGCTAGAAATCAATTTTCTGCTTACGTATAAGACTTCCTTTCAATGAATATCtaattagtatttttattagATACTAAAACCATGCAATGACCATGAACACCCAAAACAGATCTACTTGAGTTCTATATGTGCAAAAGCATATCAGTAAGCAACTGGAGTTAGAACCCAGGGTTGAAGTTATAAACAAGAATCTGAAACCAAGGCACGTGCAGTATAGAAGGGAGGACATGCCAAGATTAGATCAAATAAGCTTTTATCCTGTTGCTTACTCTAATTAACCATTGTGCATTTCTCTCTTAAGCAGAACCAAAAACATCTAAAATTTTAGGATCCACCACTATTGATTATCAGAAACTTTATTTGCCATGCAATTTACAAGACACAACATATGAGTCCGCTTGTTAACAGCATAATTGACTGACATATAAGTCAGCTATGTGAACAGCATAATTGACATACAAAAGCATGAGTTGCAGCAAGCTTATACAATTTGGTGAAACTTTTTGTCTCCTTCATTGTCCTTATGAGTACCTTGCATGGTGAATCAGTACTTTTCTGTAGGAAGGTCTTTTTTATCAGTTTCTAACTGCATCTAACTTATTCTATCTTCCAGGTATTGGTACATAATCTTTCTATATCAGGAAGAGATGCACTTCATGCAGCTACAACTTTTTCCTAAATTTCATTCACCAAATGGTGAAAAAGACGAGTCGTTAGCATTACAAAAGTATGT contains:
- the LOC113757458 gene encoding serine/threonine-protein kinase rio1-like, coding for ANVYHATKSDGQELAIKVYKTSVLVFKDRDRYVQGDYRFRYGYCKHNPRKMVKTWAEKEMRNLMRLKAAGIRCPTPILLRLHVLVMEFIGEGGWAAPRLKDAALSLDKFRECYMEIIMVMRTLYQKCKLVHGDLSEYNILYFEGHLHIIDVSQSVDLDHPHALDFLREDCVHVSDFFRKHDVGVMTIRELFDFIVDPSINDDSVDSYLEEVQQKILARGHVISAEEEIAESVFMQSYIPKTLDHVKNAEEDVQRLISGADTGDMYYQTITGLKQALSISDSSLAERQSHEQVGQPMEDVSLQDENSESASSGSRSGTDEDESDSTDTEELDSSCGGKQPTAADRKAARKENKKKVKEEKREARKHKVPKAVKKKKKKLAKAKKYR